Proteins encoded in a region of the Saccharothrix ecbatanensis genome:
- a CDS encoding peptidoglycan recognition protein family protein translates to MMRRRSLLTGLAGAGVLAGLGASPAFAASPVLPIRSCADWGARPPSSSPTVVNERPVRILIHHTASANVEDYSQAGAYANARWIQNLHMDTNGWIDSGQHFTNSRGGFLMEGRHGSLNALRRGDRVVVGAHCPGQNTAAIGIENEGLYMDVEPPTLQWDTLVSFCVYTCEQYGISPSAIQGHRDYRDTLCPGDKLYALLPRLRQEVARVLG, encoded by the coding sequence ATGATGCGACGTCGATCGCTGCTCACCGGCCTGGCCGGCGCGGGTGTGCTCGCGGGTCTTGGCGCGTCCCCCGCCTTCGCGGCCTCGCCCGTCCTGCCCATCCGGAGTTGCGCCGACTGGGGCGCACGGCCGCCGTCCTCGTCTCCGACCGTTGTGAACGAACGGCCGGTCCGGATCCTCATCCACCACACCGCGTCCGCGAACGTCGAGGACTACTCGCAGGCCGGGGCGTACGCCAACGCGCGGTGGATCCAGAACCTGCACATGGACACCAATGGCTGGATCGACTCCGGCCAGCACTTCACCAACAGCCGGGGCGGGTTCCTGATGGAGGGCAGGCACGGCAGCCTGAACGCTCTGCGCCGTGGCGACCGGGTCGTCGTCGGCGCGCACTGCCCCGGCCAGAACACCGCCGCCATCGGGATCGAGAACGAAGGCCTCTACATGGACGTGGAGCCGCCGACGTTGCAGTGGGACACGCTGGTCTCGTTCTGCGTGTACACGTGTGAGCAGTACGGGATCTCGCCGTCGGCGATCCAGGGCCATAGGGACTACCGGGACACCCTCTGTCCGGGCGACAAGCTCTACGCCCTGTTGCCGCGCCT
- a CDS encoding penicillin acylase family protein, whose translation MRRAARSLAVVTLLTAAVLTVPAAAQAQVKTTAFTPDDHCLGQCHDVLPPGQNGNATLAEILAHQAFGTRPAHSADQLGRYDSLASGYGGLTNEQLGTFFNDASFGVPADQVESTIKPRSDVTIVRDKAIGMPHIYGTTRSGTEFGAGYAAAQDRLWLMDLFRHLGRGQLSGFAGGAEGNRALEQSFYNQIPYTEADLQAQIDQVASQGPRGAQALQDVKDYIAGINAYITASVSSRTFPGEYVLTGHADAITNWNDIKPFQPTDLVAIAAVVGGLFGAGGGGEVQNALVKLAAQNRYGAAAGEQVWRSFREQNDPEAVLTLHNGQRFPYGTTPASPQGVALPDGGVVTPEPMVHNQTSALQSTVDVPADLKAVEGLFADGVLPRDLLSKKQGMSNALVVSGAHTDTGNPIAVWGPQTGYFAPQLLMLQELHGPGLRARGVSFAGVSMYVQLGRGMDYSWSATSAGQDITDTYAVELCEPSGAPTASSLHYRYHGQCLPMERLERKNSWKPTVADPTPAGSYTLVMYRTKYGLVQSRAKVDGKFVAYTSLRSTYLHEVDSIVGFQEFNDPDAIRSAADFQRAAEHIGYAFNWFYVDSRDTAYFNSGANPVRKASVDPHLPVKAEPAYEWEGWNADRNTATYTPFAQHPNSINQDYYISWNNKQAADFSAAGYGNGSVHRGDLLDDRVRALIARGPVTRASLTRAMAEAGVADLRAEQVLPDLLRVIDTAAVTDPALASAVTKLRDWQRSGSLRKETSRGSKAYGHAEAIRVLDAWWPMLVEAQFKPGLGDGLHGQLTRAIQVDEPPSDAHGAAPHKGSSFQYGWWSYVDKDLRAVLGDRVDGPLGAKYCGGGSLTACRQVLLDSLRAAAAKPATSVYPGDASCAAGDQWCADTIIHRSMGGITHDKVNWQNRPTYQQVVQFPSRRGTNLANLAAGATATASSHERGWYPSPPSNAVDGKPDTRWASDWSDQQWLQVDLGATRTVGRVALSWEAAYARAYRIELSTDGSTWRTVHTTSVGDGGRDLASFAPGAARFVRMTGIQRATGYGYSVYELEVYVT comes from the coding sequence ATGCGGAGAGCCGCCCGATCGCTAGCCGTGGTCACCCTCCTCACCGCGGCCGTCCTCACCGTCCCCGCCGCCGCTCAGGCGCAGGTCAAGACCACCGCGTTCACGCCGGACGACCACTGCCTCGGCCAGTGCCACGACGTGCTGCCGCCCGGTCAGAACGGGAACGCGACGCTCGCCGAGATCCTGGCCCACCAGGCGTTCGGCACCCGTCCGGCGCACTCCGCCGACCAGCTCGGCCGCTACGACTCGCTCGCCTCCGGGTACGGCGGCCTGACCAACGAGCAGCTGGGCACCTTCTTCAACGACGCCTCGTTCGGCGTGCCCGCGGACCAGGTCGAGAGCACGATCAAACCCCGCTCGGACGTCACGATCGTGCGTGACAAGGCCATCGGCATGCCGCACATCTACGGAACCACCCGATCGGGGACCGAGTTCGGCGCGGGGTACGCCGCCGCGCAGGACCGGCTGTGGCTGATGGACCTGTTCCGCCACCTCGGCCGCGGCCAGCTGTCCGGGTTCGCGGGCGGCGCCGAGGGCAACCGCGCGTTGGAGCAGAGCTTCTACAACCAGATCCCGTACACCGAGGCCGACCTCCAGGCGCAGATCGACCAGGTCGCGTCCCAGGGTCCGCGCGGCGCGCAGGCGTTGCAGGACGTCAAGGACTACATCGCGGGCATCAACGCGTACATCACCGCGTCGGTGAGCAGCCGGACGTTCCCGGGCGAGTACGTGCTCACCGGGCACGCCGACGCGATCACCAACTGGAACGACATCAAGCCGTTCCAGCCGACCGACCTGGTCGCGATCGCCGCCGTGGTGGGCGGGCTGTTCGGCGCGGGCGGTGGCGGCGAGGTGCAGAACGCGCTGGTGAAGCTGGCCGCGCAGAACCGGTACGGCGCGGCGGCGGGCGAGCAGGTGTGGCGGTCGTTCCGCGAGCAGAACGACCCCGAGGCGGTCCTCACCCTGCACAACGGCCAGCGCTTCCCGTACGGGACGACGCCCGCGTCACCCCAGGGCGTGGCGCTGCCGGACGGTGGCGTGGTGACGCCCGAGCCGATGGTCCACAACCAGACGTCAGCTCTTCAGTCCACTGTGGATGTTCCGGCGGATCTCAAGGCGGTGGAAGGACTTTTCGCCGACGGCGTGCTGCCGCGTGACCTGCTGAGCAAGAAGCAGGGCATGTCCAACGCGCTGGTGGTGTCCGGCGCGCACACCGACACCGGCAACCCGATCGCCGTGTGGGGCCCGCAGACCGGGTACTTCGCGCCGCAGCTGCTGATGTTGCAGGAGCTGCACGGTCCGGGCCTGCGTGCGCGGGGCGTGTCGTTCGCGGGCGTTTCGATGTACGTGCAGCTCGGGCGCGGTATGGACTACTCGTGGAGCGCGACGTCCGCCGGTCAGGACATCACCGACACGTACGCCGTGGAGCTGTGCGAGCCGTCGGGTGCGCCTACCGCGTCGTCCCTGCACTACCGGTACCACGGGCAGTGCCTGCCGATGGAACGGTTGGAGCGCAAGAACTCCTGGAAGCCCACGGTGGCCGATCCGACGCCCGCCGGCTCGTACACGCTCGTCATGTACCGCACGAAGTACGGTCTGGTGCAGAGCCGCGCGAAGGTGGACGGGAAGTTCGTCGCGTACACGTCCCTGCGGTCGACCTACCTGCACGAGGTGGACTCGATCGTCGGGTTCCAGGAGTTCAACGACCCCGACGCGATCAGGTCTGCGGCCGACTTCCAGCGTGCCGCCGAGCACATCGGGTACGCGTTCAACTGGTTCTACGTGGACTCCCGCGACACCGCGTACTTCAACTCCGGCGCGAACCCCGTGCGCAAGGCGTCCGTGGACCCGCACCTGCCGGTGAAGGCCGAGCCCGCGTACGAGTGGGAGGGCTGGAACGCCGACCGCAACACGGCGACCTACACGCCGTTCGCGCAGCACCCGAACTCGATCAACCAGGACTACTACATCAGCTGGAACAACAAGCAGGCGGCGGACTTCTCGGCGGCGGGCTACGGCAACGGCTCCGTGCACCGCGGCGACCTGCTGGACGACCGGGTGCGTGCGCTGATCGCACGCGGTCCCGTCACGCGGGCGTCGTTGACGCGCGCGATGGCCGAGGCGGGCGTGGCCGACCTGCGGGCCGAACAGGTGCTGCCGGACCTCCTGCGGGTGATCGACACGGCCGCGGTGACCGATCCGGCGTTGGCGTCGGCGGTGACGAAGCTGCGTGACTGGCAACGGTCCGGCTCGCTGCGCAAGGAGACGTCACGCGGCAGCAAGGCGTACGGGCACGCCGAGGCGATCCGGGTGCTGGACGCGTGGTGGCCGATGCTGGTGGAGGCGCAGTTCAAGCCCGGACTGGGTGACGGCCTCCACGGTCAGCTGACACGTGCCATCCAGGTGGACGAGCCGCCGTCGGACGCGCACGGCGCCGCGCCGCACAAGGGCTCCTCGTTCCAGTACGGCTGGTGGAGCTATGTCGACAAGGACCTGCGGGCGGTGCTCGGCGATCGTGTGGACGGTCCGCTCGGCGCCAAGTACTGCGGCGGCGGCTCGCTCACCGCGTGCCGTCAGGTGCTGCTGGACAGCCTGCGTGCGGCGGCAGCCAAGCCCGCGACCTCGGTGTACCCCGGTGACGCGTCCTGCGCGGCGGGCGACCAGTGGTGCGCGGACACCATCATCCACCGGTCCATGGGCGGCATCACGCACGACAAGGTGAACTGGCAGAACCGGCCCACGTACCAGCAGGTCGTCCAGTTCCCGTCCCGCCGCGGTACGAACCTGGCCAACCTCGCGGCCGGCGCCACCGCGACCGCCAGCAGCCACGAGCGGGGCTGGTACCCGTCGCCGCCGTCCAACGCGGTCGACGGCAAGCCGGACACGCGGTGGGCCAGCGACTGGTCCGATCAGCAGTGGTTGCAGGTGGACCTGGGCGCGACGCGCACCGTCGGCCGGGTCGCGCTGTCCTGGGAAGCCGCGTATGCCAGGGCATATCGCATAGAGCTGTCGACCGACGGCAGCACGTGGCGCACGGTTCATACGACATCCGTGGGTGATGGCGGCCGGGATCTTGCGTCGTTCGCCCCTGGTGCGGCACGATTCGTACGAATGACGGGTATCCAACGGGCGACGGGTTACGGATACTCAGTTTACGAACTTGAGGTCTACGTGACGTAG